The following proteins are co-located in the Candidatus Accumulibacter cognatus genome:
- the nuoN gene encoding NADH-quinone oxidoreductase subunit NuoN — MQFLTPDLRIAAAEIFILLMACLILMFDLLAKDRKRTATFVATQLTLVVAAVITFSMSTGEISYTFSNMYVADLMADLLKLLLYLTVMVVLFYSRGYILEREQMAKGEYYALALFATLGMMVMISANHFVTVYIGLELLSLSLYAMVAMNRDSVPATEAAMKYFVLGALASGLLLYGMSMIYGATGTLEITAVAERLFMGQADQTILVFGIVFLVSGVAFKLGVVPFHMWIPDVYHGAPTAVTLFIATAPKLAAFAMVIRLLVNGLIVLSADWQTMLILLSVLSMAIGNIAAIAQTNLKRMLAYSAISHMGFMLLGMVTGVVGGDARFALNAYSSSMFYVITYVLTSAGTFGMILLLARAGFESDEIDDFKGLNKRSPWFAGMMMMMMFSMAGVPFFVGFFAKFSVLQAVVAAGYLWLAIVAIMFSLIGCFYYLRVVKIMYFDQPTNPMPIVAPLDVKILMSANGLAVALLGIFPQVLMSLCAFALLRSL, encoded by the coding sequence ATGCAGTTCCTGACGCCGGACCTTCGCATCGCAGCTGCGGAGATCTTCATCTTGCTGATGGCTTGCCTGATCCTCATGTTCGATCTCCTGGCCAAGGACAGGAAGCGCACAGCAACTTTCGTCGCCACCCAGTTGACCCTGGTCGTCGCGGCAGTGATCACCTTTTCGATGAGTACGGGTGAGATCAGCTACACCTTCAGCAATATGTACGTCGCTGACCTGATGGCTGACCTGTTGAAGCTGCTTCTTTATCTGACGGTGATGGTGGTTCTGTTCTATTCCCGAGGCTATATCCTCGAGCGCGAGCAGATGGCCAAGGGCGAGTATTATGCTCTGGCGCTTTTTGCCACCCTGGGCATGATGGTGATGATTTCAGCGAACCATTTTGTCACTGTCTATATTGGTCTGGAATTGCTGTCGCTCTCACTTTACGCAATGGTGGCGATGAATCGTGATTCGGTTCCGGCAACCGAGGCCGCGATGAAGTATTTTGTCCTGGGCGCGCTGGCTTCTGGACTCCTCCTGTACGGCATGTCGATGATCTATGGCGCGACTGGTACCCTGGAAATTACCGCCGTTGCCGAGCGCCTGTTCATGGGGCAGGCTGACCAGACGATCCTAGTTTTCGGCATCGTCTTCCTGGTCTCGGGGGTGGCTTTCAAGCTGGGGGTGGTGCCGTTCCACATGTGGATTCCGGATGTCTACCATGGCGCACCGACGGCAGTGACCCTGTTCATTGCTACCGCACCAAAATTGGCGGCGTTTGCGATGGTCATCCGCCTACTGGTCAACGGGCTGATCGTCCTTTCCGCGGATTGGCAGACGATGTTGATCTTGCTTTCGGTACTGTCGATGGCCATTGGTAACATTGCCGCCATTGCGCAGACCAACCTGAAGCGGATGCTGGCCTATTCGGCTATTTCGCACATGGGTTTCATGCTGCTCGGAATGGTCACCGGCGTGGTCGGTGGTGACGCGCGTTTCGCACTCAATGCCTACAGTTCATCGATGTTTTATGTCATTACCTATGTGCTGACCAGTGCCGGGACCTTCGGCATGATTCTTTTGTTGGCGCGGGCCGGTTTCGAATCGGATGAAATTGACGACTTCAAGGGACTCAACAAGCGTAGCCCGTGGTTCGCCGGGATGATGATGATGATGATGTTCTCGATGGCGGGCGTACCGTTCTTCGTCGGTTTCTTTGCCAAGTTCTCAGTACTGCAGGCGGTGGTTGCCGCAGGCTACCTGTGGCTGGCCATCGTCGCAATCATGTTTTCGCTGATCGGTTGCTTTTACTATCTGCGCGTCGTCAAGATCATGTACTTTGATCAGCCGACCAACCCCATGCCGATCGTAGCGCCACTCGATGTCAAGATACTGATGTCGGCCAATGGCTTGGCGGTTGCTCTGCTCGGGATCTTTCCGCAGGTGCTGATGTCGCTCTGTGCTTTTGCACTGTTGCGCTCGCTTTGA
- a CDS encoding NUDIX hydrolase, giving the protein MEDEYPHLHEETLESTQIFSGKLLDLRRDRVLLPDGRECVREYVRHQGAVAIIAELDDGQLLFVRQYRYPLSRSFLELPAGKIDPGEDILSTACRELLEETGFRAAEWRYLGVMHPCVGYSDERIEMFLARGLQREADQNLDSGEFMDLLSLPLDEALAAVRSGTITDAKTITGLFWAEKALLGGW; this is encoded by the coding sequence ATGGAAGACGAATATCCACATCTCCATGAAGAGACTCTTGAGAGCACGCAGATCTTCAGCGGCAAGTTGCTGGATCTGCGCCGTGACCGGGTTCTGCTGCCAGACGGTAGGGAGTGCGTGCGAGAATACGTGCGACACCAGGGTGCGGTAGCGATCATCGCCGAGCTTGATGATGGTCAACTCCTCTTCGTGCGTCAGTATCGATATCCTCTCAGCCGTTCTTTCCTTGAGTTGCCGGCTGGCAAGATTGATCCCGGTGAGGACATCCTTTCCACCGCCTGTCGTGAGTTGCTCGAAGAGACCGGCTTCCGGGCGGCAGAATGGCGTTACCTCGGAGTGATGCACCCCTGCGTCGGCTATTCGGATGAGCGGATCGAGATGTTTCTCGCTCGCGGTTTACAACGCGAAGCAGACCAGAATCTCGACAGCGGCGAGTTCATGGATCTCCTCAGCCTGCCGCTGGATGAGGCGCTGGCAGCGGTGCGCAGCGGCACCATTACGGATGCCAAGACCATCACCGGGCTGTTTTGGGCCGAAAAAGCGCTGCTAGGCGGCTGGTGA
- a CDS encoding IS3 family transposase (programmed frameshift), with protein sequence MTRRTRRNHTPAFKAQVALAALKSDKTLAELAQQYDLHPNQITDWKRPLTERAVQVFGDASSPASSDPDLTKLHAKIGQLTLENDFLEHALTQAGFAERKTMIDRKHKLPVSHQCLLLGLERSSAYYTPREVSAEDLALMRRIDAWHLEHPFAGARLLRDLLRPEGFQAGRRHIGTLMARMGIEALYRKPHTSRRQRGDEIHPYLLRDLVVDRPNQVWAADITYIPMRRGFLYLFAVIDGYSRRVLAWQLSNTLTTDFCREAVREALHRYGCPEIFNTDQGGQFTSDEFTGLLKAHGIRISRDGKGSWRENKRSAVSRADRREGEARHNVFVERLWKTVKYEEGYLKAYDSVADAKAHLATYLRFYNERRPHRSLDGQTPDATYFAALAAATRPVA encoded by the exons ATGACGAGAAGGACGAGGCGGAACCACACACCGGCATTCAAGGCGCAAGTGGCCCTGGCGGCGCTGAAGAGCGACAAGACGCTGGCGGAGTTGGCCCAGCAATATGACCTTCACCCGAATCAGATCACCGACTGGAAGCGACCACTGACGGAGCGTGCGGTTCAGGTATTTGGAGACGCCAGTAGTCCGGCGAGCAGCGATCCGGACCTGACGAAACTGCACGCCAAGATCGGCCAGCTGACGCTGGAGAACGATTTTTTAGAACATGCGCTCACCCAGGCGGGCT TTGCTGAGCGCAAAACGATGATTGACCGCAAGCACAAGCTTCCCGTGTCACATCAGTGCCTCCTGCTGGGGCTGGAGCGTTCGAGCGCGTACTACACGCCCCGCGAGGTCTCGGCGGAGGACCTGGCGCTGATGCGCCGGATTGACGCGTGGCATCTCGAGCACCCGTTCGCCGGCGCCCGCCTGTTGCGCGATCTGCTGCGCCCCGAGGGGTTCCAGGCCGGCCGCAGGCACATCGGTACTCTGATGGCGCGCATGGGGATCGAGGCCCTTTATCGAAAGCCCCACACCTCCCGTCGGCAGCGGGGGGATGAAATCCATCCGTATCTGCTGCGCGACCTCGTGGTTGATCGGCCCAATCAGGTATGGGCGGCGGACATCACGTACATTCCGATGCGCCGGGGCTTCCTCTACCTGTTCGCCGTGATCGACGGGTACTCGCGGCGGGTGCTCGCCTGGCAGCTCTCCAACACCCTGACGACCGACTTCTGTCGGGAAGCGGTGCGCGAAGCCCTCCACCGGTATGGTTGCCCGGAGATCTTCAACACCGATCAGGGTGGCCAGTTCACCAGCGACGAGTTCACCGGTCTGCTCAAGGCGCACGGTATTCGGATCAGCAGGGACGGCAAGGGGTCCTGGCGGGAAAACAAGCGAAGCGCAGTTTCGCGAGCCGATAGGCGAGAGGGCGAAGCCCGTCACAACGTCTTTGTCGAGCGACTGTGGAAGACGGTCAAGTACGAGGAGGGGTATCTCAAGGCCTATGACAGCGTTGCCGATGCGAAAGCCCACTTGGCCACGTATCTGCGCTTCTACAACGAGCGACGCCCCCATCGCTCCCTGGATGGCCAGACGCCGGACGCCACCTACTTCGCGGCACTCGCGGCTGCCACGCGACCGGTGGCGTAG
- a CDS encoding YceH family protein: MSDTQQLLSFLEARILGVLIEKEKTTPDSYPLTLNSLTLGCNQKTAREPVIIVPDSEVQMALEELRGRVLVLETYGASGRVLRYAQNFGKVYGVPPASVALLAMLVLRGAQTVSELRANCERLYRFDDSSSVEAYLQELAERRSGALVIRLPRQAGSREHRWAHLLCGAVTPPSDELSRERGSVRRELEERVTRLEVQVAELQAALKDLL, from the coding sequence TTGTCCGATACACAGCAACTCCTGAGCTTTCTTGAGGCGCGCATCCTCGGCGTCCTGATTGAAAAGGAAAAGACGACACCTGACAGCTATCCGCTGACGCTCAACAGCCTGACCCTCGGCTGCAACCAGAAAACCGCTCGTGAACCGGTGATCATCGTCCCGGATAGCGAGGTGCAGATGGCACTCGAAGAACTGCGCGGCCGCGTTCTGGTGCTCGAAACCTATGGTGCATCGGGTCGTGTCCTGCGTTATGCACAGAATTTTGGCAAGGTGTACGGCGTACCGCCGGCAAGCGTGGCGCTACTCGCGATGCTGGTGTTGCGCGGCGCTCAGACGGTCAGCGAGTTGCGCGCCAACTGCGAGCGACTGTACCGCTTTGATGACAGCTCCTCGGTGGAAGCTTATTTGCAGGAACTAGCTGAGCGCCGCAGCGGTGCCCTGGTCATCCGGTTGCCCAGACAGGCGGGTTCCCGCGAGCATCGCTGGGCGCACTTGCTCTGCGGCGCAGTCACCCCACCGTCCGACGAACTTTCTCGTGAGAGAGGTTCTGTGCGGAGGGAACTTGAAGAACGAGTGACACGCCTTGAGGTACAGGTCGCCGAACTACAGGCTGCCCTCAAGGATCTCCTCTAA
- a CDS encoding carbonic anhydrase family protein: MHPNIRFLAIGLVLCMPAISSAAWQAISAEPGKRVEIDRGSIRKDETGKTVALGRIVLEKPIIDPKTSSSYRIVQALSRYDCSSRSYSTLKRSYFKDEGELLREEDVKGQLEMPVRSGMLDDKLLREVCRPKPGPETTLAASRTADRVNEASGELRKANEALVQKEVRRANLQTLAAERMVPEVKPPTGAKPFARVGVAAPAMLAVAAPEPHRAAKSRPTATDQYPLTPYAHAHVHWAYEGEGGPENWGKLKPEFATCDTGKRQSPIDIRDGFRVDLEAIEFNYRQSAFRVIDNGHTIQVEVSGNSIRLHGKTYDLIQFHFHRPSEERLNGKSFDMVAHLVHKSEEGRLAVLAVLLEKGIENPLIQAVWNNLPLEKNEYVSSTGPDIDIAQLLPQDRSYYTYMGSLTTPPCSEGVLWLVLRQAQQISPEQFAIFTRLYRHNARPVQPSFGRMIKESR, translated from the coding sequence ATGCATCCAAACATCAGGTTTCTTGCCATCGGTCTCGTACTCTGCATGCCGGCGATTTCGTCGGCGGCTTGGCAGGCGATTTCCGCCGAGCCCGGTAAACGCGTCGAGATCGACCGCGGCAGTATCCGCAAGGATGAAACCGGAAAGACCGTAGCCCTGGGGCGAATCGTTCTCGAAAAACCGATCATCGATCCCAAAACCTCTTCGTCGTACCGGATTGTACAAGCCCTCAGCCGCTACGACTGTAGCTCGCGTAGCTACAGTACGCTGAAACGCAGCTATTTCAAGGACGAAGGCGAACTGCTCCGGGAAGAAGATGTCAAGGGACAACTCGAGATGCCGGTTCGTTCGGGCATGCTCGACGACAAGCTGCTGCGGGAAGTCTGCCGACCGAAACCGGGGCCTGAAACTACCCTGGCTGCCAGCCGAACCGCCGACAGGGTCAACGAGGCCAGCGGCGAACTGCGCAAAGCCAACGAGGCACTGGTTCAAAAGGAAGTCCGACGCGCCAATCTGCAAACCCTGGCGGCCGAAAGGATGGTACCCGAGGTCAAACCGCCAACGGGAGCCAAACCGTTTGCGCGCGTCGGAGTCGCTGCTCCGGCGATGCTTGCGGTTGCGGCACCCGAACCTCACCGCGCAGCGAAGTCGCGACCAACGGCCACCGATCAATACCCCCTCACCCCCTACGCTCATGCGCATGTTCACTGGGCTTACGAGGGCGAGGGCGGACCCGAGAACTGGGGCAAACTGAAGCCGGAATTTGCCACCTGCGATACCGGCAAGCGGCAATCTCCAATCGATATTCGCGACGGTTTCCGCGTCGACCTCGAAGCGATTGAATTCAACTATCGACAGTCAGCATTCCGCGTCATCGACAATGGCCACACCATCCAGGTCGAGGTGAGCGGCAACAGCATCCGACTGCATGGCAAGACCTACGATCTGATCCAGTTTCACTTTCACCGACCCTCCGAGGAACGACTCAACGGTAAATCCTTCGACATGGTCGCACATCTGGTACATAAGTCGGAGGAAGGCAGGCTTGCTGTCCTCGCTGTGCTGCTCGAGAAGGGCATCGAAAATCCGCTGATCCAGGCCGTATGGAACAATCTACCGCTGGAGAAGAACGAATACGTCAGTTCAACCGGACCGGACATCGACATCGCGCAGTTACTGCCCCAGGACCGTAGCTACTATACCTATATGGGCTCGCTGACGACGCCTCCGTGCTCCGAAGGGGTGCTCTGGCTGGTGCTCAGGCAGGCGCAACAGATCTCGCCTGAGCAGTTCGCGATTTTCACCCGGCTGTACCGGCACAATGCCCGGCCGGTGCAGCCGAGCTTCGGCCGGATGATCAAGGAGTCGCGCTGA
- a CDS encoding DUF485 domain-containing protein: MSSVIYERMRVNPKFHKLISERGRFAWTLSAIVLILFYGFFMLVAFNPGLLGQKIAEGSMWPIGYTIELCLFVFFWLLTFVYVRRANGEFDDLTSEMIKEAQKEKP, translated from the coding sequence ATGAGTAGTGTTATTTACGAGCGAATGCGGGTCAATCCCAAATTCCACAAACTGATTAGCGAGCGGGGACGCTTCGCGTGGACCCTGTCGGCCATCGTGCTGATCCTTTTTTACGGATTTTTCATGCTGGTCGCCTTCAACCCAGGACTGCTGGGTCAGAAGATTGCCGAGGGATCGATGTGGCCGATCGGCTATACCATCGAGCTTTGCCTGTTCGTTTTTTTCTGGCTGCTGACTTTCGTGTATGTTCGACGTGCCAACGGCGAGTTTGATGATCTGACTTCCGAAATGATCAAGGAAGCCCAGAAGGAGAAACCATGA
- a CDS encoding peptide chain release factor 3 yields MSPLLSESRNESQFPPEILREVARRRTFAIISHPDAGKTTLTEKLLLFGGAIQLAGTVKGRKSARHATSDWMEVEKQRGISVTSSVMQFEYQQHTINLLDTPGHEDFSEDTYRVLTAVDAAVMVIDAAKGVEAQTIKLLNVCRMRNTPIITFVNKFDREVREPFDLLGEIESVLGIECAPITWPIGMGKTFRGVYHLLNDRLLHFAAGEERRSESELLDGLDNPLLDTQFPAEVGQLREDVDLIQSASSPFNLVSFLAGQQSPVFFGSAINNFGVQEILQALLDWAPPPQGRDGGKRLVQPGEATFSGFVFKIQANMDPKHRDRIAFFRVCSGRYAPGMKVKHLRLDREMKLANVLTFMANERLLMEDAVAGDIIGIHNHGNLHIGDCLSEGEVLGFKGIPYFSPELFRAARLRDPLKSKQLLKGLQELGEEGAIQVFENLASGALLLGAVGNLQFEVVAHRLQTEYKVDAIFESADIYTARWLTFPDDATRRNFEREQLHRMAKDVDGNPVYLASTRYNLEVTSEKWARVGFHDTREHGQLFV; encoded by the coding sequence ATGAGTCCCCTATTGAGTGAATCCCGGAACGAAAGTCAGTTCCCTCCCGAAATCCTGCGCGAAGTCGCCAGACGCCGCACCTTTGCCATCATCTCTCACCCCGACGCGGGCAAGACAACACTGACCGAAAAGCTGCTCCTGTTCGGCGGCGCCATTCAGCTTGCCGGAACCGTCAAGGGACGCAAGAGTGCTCGCCACGCCACCTCGGATTGGATGGAGGTCGAGAAGCAGCGCGGCATTTCGGTCACCAGTTCGGTGATGCAGTTCGAATACCAGCAACACACCATCAATCTGCTCGACACACCAGGCCACGAAGATTTTTCCGAAGACACCTACCGCGTCCTGACCGCCGTCGATGCTGCGGTGATGGTCATCGACGCCGCCAAGGGTGTCGAAGCGCAGACCATCAAGCTGCTCAACGTGTGCCGCATGCGCAATACACCGATCATCACTTTTGTCAACAAGTTCGACCGCGAGGTGCGCGAGCCCTTCGATCTGCTTGGAGAAATCGAATCGGTGCTCGGCATCGAATGCGCACCGATCACTTGGCCGATCGGCATGGGCAAGACCTTTCGCGGCGTCTATCACCTGTTGAACGACCGTCTGCTGCATTTTGCCGCTGGCGAGGAGCGGCGCAGTGAGTCGGAACTTCTCGACGGCCTTGATAACCCTCTCCTCGACACGCAGTTCCCTGCCGAGGTGGGCCAACTTCGTGAGGACGTCGATCTCATTCAGAGCGCTAGCAGCCCTTTCAATCTGGTCAGTTTTCTTGCCGGGCAACAGTCACCGGTATTCTTCGGGTCGGCAATCAACAACTTCGGCGTGCAGGAGATCCTGCAGGCGCTGCTCGACTGGGCGCCACCACCACAGGGGCGTGATGGTGGCAAACGTCTGGTGCAACCCGGAGAGGCGACTTTCAGTGGCTTCGTTTTCAAGATTCAGGCCAACATGGACCCCAAGCACCGCGACCGGATCGCTTTCTTCCGCGTCTGCTCCGGCCGCTACGCACCGGGAATGAAAGTCAAACACCTTCGCCTCGATCGCGAGATGAAACTGGCCAATGTGCTGACCTTCATGGCCAACGAGCGGCTGCTGATGGAAGACGCCGTTGCCGGCGACATCATCGGCATCCACAACCACGGGAACCTGCATATCGGCGATTGCCTGAGCGAAGGTGAAGTCTTGGGTTTCAAGGGCATCCCCTATTTCTCCCCGGAACTTTTTCGCGCAGCGCGGCTGCGCGACCCACTGAAAAGCAAGCAGTTGCTGAAAGGTCTACAGGAACTTGGCGAAGAGGGAGCGATCCAGGTCTTCGAAAACCTCGCCAGCGGCGCACTCTTGCTGGGCGCTGTCGGCAATCTGCAATTCGAGGTCGTCGCACACCGCTTACAAACCGAGTACAAGGTCGATGCCATTTTCGAATCGGCCGATATTTACACGGCGCGCTGGCTGACTTTTCCCGACGATGCAACAAGACGCAATTTCGAGCGCGAACAGCTCCACCGCATGGCCAAGGATGTCGACGGCAATCCGGTCTACCTCGCAAGTACGCGCTACAACCTCGAGGTGACGAGTGAGAAATGGGCAAGGGTTGGCTTCCACGACACGCGCGAACACGGGCAACTGTTCGTCTGA
- a CDS encoding AMP-binding protein produces MPDMASSQALDTFPRLLIQHAQVRGGKPAMREKDLGIWQCWTWNDVAEEVRALACGLAEMGFRRGENLAIVGENRPRMYMMMTAVQCLGGVPVPLYQDAVASEMLFTLLDAEIRFVFVENQEQVDKLLEIQDQLPQLEHVLYDDPRGMRHYTQPFIHNIRELMAMGRIHNRNHPALLSTEIDAGHPDDVSVMLYTSGTTGKPKGVCLTHHAFISAARGGADFDRLTADEDILSYLPMAWVGDHLFSFAQAMVTGFTINCPESAETVMTDLREIGPSYYFAPPRVFENLLTQVMIRMEDASVIKQKMFHYFMAVARRSGAQILDGQPVSFADRLLYALGKVFVFGPLKNVLGMSRIRVAYTAGAAIGPDLFRFYRSIGINLKQLYGQTETCAYVCLQPDGQIKFDSVGKPAPGVEVRIADNGEILVKGPMLLKEYYKRPDATAEAINADGYFMTGDAGIFDDDGHLKIIDRAKDVGKLANGAMYAPNYIENKLKFFPYIKEAVVFGDHREMVCAFINIDIGAVGNWAERRGFAYSGYTDLAAKPEVYGLIQECIEQVNGELVGEGALADSQIHRFLILHKELDPDDDELTRTRKVRRNFVAEKYAVLIEALYNGRERQFIETAVKFEDGRQGRVAADLVIRDPKTFAVAGRGG; encoded by the coding sequence ATGCCGGACATGGCCTCTTCGCAAGCGCTGGATACCTTTCCACGCTTGCTGATTCAGCATGCGCAAGTGCGTGGCGGCAAGCCGGCGATGCGCGAGAAGGATCTGGGGATCTGGCAGTGCTGGACCTGGAACGATGTGGCCGAAGAGGTTCGCGCACTCGCCTGTGGTCTCGCCGAAATGGGTTTTCGACGTGGCGAGAATCTGGCTATCGTCGGCGAAAACCGGCCGCGTATGTACATGATGATGACCGCCGTGCAATGTCTTGGCGGCGTGCCCGTGCCGCTCTACCAGGACGCAGTTGCCAGCGAAATGCTGTTCACCCTGCTCGATGCGGAAATCCGTTTTGTCTTCGTCGAGAATCAGGAGCAGGTCGACAAGTTGCTCGAAATCCAGGATCAACTGCCGCAACTCGAGCATGTGCTTTACGACGATCCGCGCGGAATGCGTCACTATACGCAGCCTTTCATCCACAACATCCGCGAGTTGATGGCGATGGGACGGATCCACAATCGCAATCACCCGGCTCTGCTGAGCACCGAGATCGACGCGGGTCACCCCGATGATGTAAGCGTCATGCTGTACACTTCGGGGACGACGGGCAAACCCAAGGGGGTGTGTCTGACCCACCATGCCTTCATCAGCGCGGCACGAGGGGGGGCGGATTTCGACCGTCTGACCGCTGATGAGGACATCCTTTCGTATCTGCCGATGGCCTGGGTTGGCGACCACCTGTTTTCATTTGCACAGGCGATGGTCACTGGTTTCACGATCAACTGTCCGGAGTCAGCCGAAACGGTGATGACCGACCTGCGCGAGATCGGGCCCAGCTACTACTTCGCGCCCCCCCGCGTCTTCGAGAACCTGCTGACGCAGGTGATGATCCGCATGGAGGACGCAAGCGTCATCAAGCAGAAAATGTTTCACTACTTCATGGCGGTCGCCCGGCGCAGCGGTGCCCAGATTCTCGACGGCCAGCCGGTCTCCTTTGCCGACCGGCTGCTCTACGCCTTGGGCAAGGTTTTCGTCTTCGGGCCGCTGAAGAATGTTCTCGGCATGAGCCGCATCCGTGTTGCCTATACCGCTGGGGCAGCGATCGGCCCCGACCTGTTCCGTTTCTATCGATCAATCGGCATCAATCTGAAGCAGCTCTATGGTCAGACCGAAACCTGCGCTTACGTCTGCCTGCAACCCGATGGCCAGATCAAGTTTGACAGCGTCGGCAAACCGGCCCCAGGTGTCGAAGTCAGGATCGCCGATAACGGCGAGATCCTGGTCAAGGGTCCGATGCTGCTCAAGGAGTATTACAAGCGGCCGGATGCGACAGCCGAAGCGATCAACGCCGACGGTTATTTCATGACCGGTGACGCGGGAATTTTCGATGACGATGGTCATCTCAAGATCATCGATCGCGCCAAGGATGTTGGCAAACTGGCGAACGGTGCGATGTATGCACCCAATTACATCGAAAACAAGTTGAAGTTCTTCCCGTACATCAAGGAAGCCGTGGTCTTCGGTGATCACCGCGAAATGGTCTGCGCGTTCATCAACATCGACATCGGCGCGGTTGGCAACTGGGCGGAGCGGCGTGGCTTCGCTTATTCAGGCTATACCGACTTGGCGGCCAAGCCAGAGGTCTATGGGCTGATCCAGGAATGCATCGAGCAAGTCAATGGCGAACTGGTGGGGGAGGGCGCCTTGGCCGATTCGCAGATTCATCGTTTCTTGATCCTGCACAAGGAACTCGATCCCGATGATGATGAATTGACTCGCACGCGCAAGGTGCGCCGCAACTTCGTCGCCGAGAAATATGCAGTGCTGATCGAAGCGCTGTACAACGGCAGAGAACGTCAATTCATCGAAACCGCGGTGAAGTTCGAGGACGGGCGGCAAGGCAGGGTGGCTGCCGATCTCGTCATCCGCGATCCGAAGACTTTTGCAGTTGCCGGGAGGGGCGGCTGA
- a CDS encoding cation acetate symporter, translated as MMQRLITALSLLILSGLAVAGPAVEAGGAKQATNWHAIIMFLIFVAMTMGITYWAASRTKTTADFYTAGGGITGFQNGLAIAGDYMSAATLLGLTAMTYTQGYDGYIYMLAFFAGWPIILFLMAERLRNLGRFTFADITSYRLDQGKVRTMAALSSLVVVVFYLIAQMVGAGQLIKLLFGLDYNIAIFVVGILMMVYVTLGGMVATTWVQIIKACMLLFGGTLTLLLAYVQFGFSLTDLLQKAEAVHKLGPKLMAPGSLLADPVTAISLGLGLMFGTAGLPHILMRFFTVGNAKEARKSVLYASGFVGFFFNVIFLMGLCAILIVGQNPEFFEGGTVGGKLIGGGNMVAMHLAKAVGGNMLLGFLAAVAFATILAVVSGLALAGASAISHDIYARVIRKGQATEKEEIQMSRYATIGLGMLAIVLGIAFEKMNIAFMVGLAFGVAAAANFPVLILSMYWKGLTTRGALWGGYGGVTSAVLFVLFSKSVWVDVLGNKAALFPYTQPALFAMPIAFIFAYIFSKSDTGPRSKLEKEAFEDQYVRAQTGFGASGASH; from the coding sequence ATGATGCAGCGACTGATCACAGCACTTTCCCTGCTCATCCTCTCCGGTCTGGCGGTTGCCGGCCCAGCTGTAGAAGCAGGTGGGGCCAAGCAGGCGACCAACTGGCACGCGATCATCATGTTCCTGATCTTCGTGGCAATGACCATGGGGATCACCTACTGGGCGGCCAGCCGCACCAAGACCACCGCCGACTTCTATACCGCCGGCGGTGGCATCACCGGTTTCCAGAACGGTCTGGCGATCGCCGGCGACTACATGTCGGCGGCGACGCTGCTCGGTCTGACGGCGATGACCTACACCCAGGGCTACGACGGCTATATCTACATGCTGGCTTTCTTCGCCGGCTGGCCGATCATCCTCTTCCTGATGGCCGAGCGGCTGCGCAACCTGGGACGTTTTACCTTTGCCGACATCACCTCGTACCGACTCGACCAGGGCAAGGTACGCACCATGGCAGCGCTCTCGTCGCTGGTCGTCGTCGTTTTCTACCTGATCGCCCAGATGGTCGGTGCCGGGCAGCTGATCAAGCTGCTGTTCGGTCTCGACTACAACATCGCGATCTTTGTCGTCGGCATCCTGATGATGGTCTACGTCACCCTTGGCGGCATGGTGGCGACAACCTGGGTGCAGATCATCAAGGCCTGCATGCTGCTCTTCGGCGGTACGCTGACGCTGCTGCTGGCCTACGTCCAGTTCGGCTTCTCGCTCACCGACCTGTTGCAGAAAGCCGAAGCCGTCCATAAGCTCGGACCCAAGCTGATGGCCCCTGGCAGCCTTCTGGCCGATCCGGTCACCGCCATCTCGCTCGGTCTCGGCCTGATGTTCGGCACCGCCGGTCTGCCGCACATCCTGATGCGCTTCTTCACCGTCGGCAACGCCAAGGAAGCCCGGAAATCGGTGCTCTATGCGTCCGGCTTCGTCGGCTTCTTCTTCAACGTCATCTTCCTGATGGGTCTGTGCGCGATCCTCATCGTCGGACAGAACCCGGAGTTCTTCGAGGGTGGCACCGTCGGCGGCAAGCTGATCGGCGGCGGCAACATGGTCGCCATGCACCTGGCCAAGGCCGTCGGCGGCAACATGCTGCTCGGCTTCCTGGCGGCAGTGGCCTTCGCGACCATCCTGGCGGTCGTTTCCGGTCTGGCACTCGCCGGGGCTTCGGCGATTTCGCATGACATCTATGCACGCGTGATCCGCAAAGGGCAGGCGACCGAGAAAGAGGAAATCCAGATGTCCCGCTACGCCACCATCGGACTCGGCATGCTGGCCATCGTTCTCGGCATCGCGTTCGAGAAGATGAACATCGCCTTTATGGTCGGCTTGGCCTTCGGTGTGGCTGCCGCGGCCAATTTCCCGGTGCTGATTCTGTCGATGTACTGGAAAGGCCTGACGACGCGTGGAGCCCTGTGGGGCGGCTACGGTGGCGTCACCTCTGCAGTCCTCTTCGTTCTCTTCTCGAAGTCGGTGTGGGTTGACGTACTGGGCAACAAGGCCGCCTTGTTCCCCTACACGCAGCCGGCGCTGTTCGCGATGCCGATCGCGTTCATCTTCGCGTACATCTTCTCGAAGAGTGACACCGGCCCGCGCTCCAAACTGGAGAAAGAGGCATTCGAAGACCAGTACGTGCGCGCACAAACGGGTTTCGGCGCTTCCGGCGCCAGCCACTAA